A stretch of Besnoitia besnoiti strain Bb-Ger1 chromosome V, whole genome shotgun sequence DNA encodes these proteins:
- a CDS encoding hypothetical protein (encoded by transcript BESB_063030) — translation MHKTRPRAARGRIHAAERDCATIDEDARREAKLATLRKSKRRKAMDESEEYELETSEKKTHLQGRMPERTHRKRKVGGRKGGGRRKSEREKRDVGVPRPGATLRLKKTPHREEMRQTKLQTKQVLAFGARKRNRHSTQEADDPRRQRVCSLATRSSCLLSSCSSFLFFIASPLRLVKLALCALFSLFVARILFGLESPVGGGCAFCTAADLALKVERQEAGSNRGQQRVHVQQRERLRAEGERAKRAKEAEEKAPLRDSQQETEEASRRPRVT, via the exons ATGCACAAGACAAGGCcgagagctgcgcgcgggcgcatTCACGCCGCGGAGCGTGACTGCGCGACCATCGACGAGGATGCTAGGCGTGAGGCGAAACTGGCGACACTCCGCAAATCGAAACGAAGGAAGGCTATGGACGAAAGTGAAGAATACGAGCTGGAAACATcggaaaagaagacgcaTTTGCAAGGAAGAATGCCAGAAAGGACgcacagaaaaagaaaagtCGGAGGGCGGAAGGGGGGTGGGAGAAGGAAAAGCGAGCGCGAAAAACGGGACGTGGGTGTTCCGCGCCCTGGTGCAACTCTCAGATTGAAAAAAACTCCACATCGAGAAGAAATGCGTCAGACAAAGCTGCAAACAAAGCAAGTTCTCGCGTTTGGAGCGCGAAAACGGAATCGACACTCAAcgcaggaggcagacgacccgcggcggcagcgcgtgtgcagccTCGCAACGCGCTCGTCCTGTCTTCTCTCGTCTTGCAgctcctttctcttcttcatcgcatctccgctgcgcctcgtcaaGCTCGCCCTGTGCGcacttttttctctctttgtaGCTCGAATTCTGTTTGGTCTGGAGAGCCCAGTTGGAGGGGGGTGTGCGTTTTGCACCGCCGCGGATCTCGCCCT AAAGGTGGAGCGGCAAGAAGCGGGCAGCAACCGCGGACAGCAAAGGGTTCATGtccagcagcgagagaggttgcgagcagagggagagagagccaaAAGAGcgaaagaagcggaagagaaggcgccttTGCGAGACTCACAGCAGGAAACTGAAGAGGCCAgcaggcgaccgcgtgtCACCTAG